One genomic segment of Linepithema humile isolate Giens D197 chromosome 5, Lhum_UNIL_v1.0, whole genome shotgun sequence includes these proteins:
- the Zpr1 gene encoding zinc finger protein ZPR1 isoform X2 — protein MCNEYNITSKRKMATDKRRMENEKTKPIFCELSANDLEPEITEIESLCFECGKNGITKLLLTKIPHYKDVILMSFECPHCGYQNNEVQSGGKIAEKRIKITLQVATQHDLNRQVVKSDYTSIHIPHLDFEIPSQSQKGEITTVEGIIDRSISALEQDQSRRREEFPDTAIEIDLFISKLHALKILDEPFTIIFEDISGNSHVENPKAPLKDSQCAITYFKRTKEQNQTLGIYSDNEDVLLKPIGEGEYPLEQIEGEILSFSTNCPECNNPCETNMKLTSIPHFKEVVIMATLCESCGHRTNEVKSGSGIEPQGVKIEVTITGKEDFSRDLLKSETCDMEIPELELEAGPAVLGGRFTTVEGIIVSMKEQLSSSTAFTGDSSDPDIVQRMKAFIAQLDEVLNGKKKVTLVLDDPAGNSYVQSLSGDGPDDRLKITKYDRSFDQNEELGFNDMKVDNY, from the exons ATGTGCAATGAGTACAACATAACCTCAAAGCGCAAAATGGCAACTGATAAAAGACGaatggaaaatgaaaaaacCAAACCCATCTTTTGCGAATTGTCCGCTAATGATTTGGAACCGGAAATTACAGAGATCGAGAGTTTGTGTTTTGAGTGTGgcaaaaat GGAATTACAAAGCTGTTGTTAACAAAAATTCCACATTACAAAGATGTGATACTTATGTCTTTCGAGTGCCCACACTGTGGCTACCAAAATAATGAGGTACAAAGTGGTGGAAAGATAGCAGAGAAAAGAATCAAAATAACATTGCAAGTTGCAACACAACATGATCTGAATCGTCAAGTGGTTAAATCTGATTATACTAGCATTCATATTCCTCATTTGGATTTTGAGATTCCTTCACAATCTCAAAAAGGAGAAATCACCACGGTGGAAGGAATAATTGACAGAAGCATTAGTGCATTAGAACAGGATCAGTCAAGACGACGAGAAGAATTCCCAGATACTGCAATTGAGATAGATCTATTTATTAGCAAATTACATGCACTAAAGATATTAGATGAACCATTTACTATCATCTTTGAAGATATTTCAGGAAATAGTCATGTGGAAAATCCAAAAGCACCACTCAAAGATAGTCAATGTgctataacatattttaaaaggaCAAAAGAGCAAAATCAGACATTAGGAATTTACTCGGACAATGAGGATGTTTTACTCAAACCTATAGGAGAAGGAGAATATCCTCTTGAACAAATTGAGGgtgaaatattatctttttctacCAATTGTCCAGAATGCAATAATCCTTGTGAAACAAATATGAAACTGACAA GCATACCACATTTTAAAGAAGTTGTCATAATGGCTACACTCTGTGAATCTTGTGGCCATAGAACTAACGAGGTAAAGAGTGGAAGTGGAATTGAACCTCAAGGAGTTAAGATTGAAGTGACAATAACAGGTAAGGAAGACTTCAGTCGCGATTTACTGAAATCTGAGACTTGTGATATGGAAATACCTGAACTCGAGTTAGAGGCTGGTCCAGCTGTTTTGGGTGGTCGGTTCACAACCGTTGAAGGTATCATAGTATCGATGAAAGAACAGTTGTCTTCTTCAACGGCTTTTACTGGAGATAGCAGTGATCCAGATATCGTGCAAAGAATGAAAGCGTTTATCGCTCAATTAGATGAGGTTTTgaatggtaaaaaaaaagtaacccTGGTGTTGGATGATCCTGCTGGAAATAGTTATGTGCAAAGTCTTTCTGGCGATGGACCCGATGATAGATTAAAAATCACAAAGTATGATAGAAGTTTTGATCAGAACGAAGAACTTGGATTTAACGACATGAAAGTCGACAATTATTAG
- the LOC105674507 gene encoding dynein axonemal light chain 1-like: protein MAKATTCKEAIQRWEEKTGLVASEQKEIILSFQWPPIERMDNSLATLTNVEKLSLSTNMIEKISGINSLKYLKILSLSRNNIKTFSGLEAIGDHLEELWISYNLIEKIKGVNVLKALKVLYMGNNLVKDWAEFNRLQEIPNLQDLLFINNPICENMDPESWRTQVIRRLPGLKKLDAIPIVYATVS, encoded by the exons ATG gcTAAAGCGACAACGTGCAAAGAAGCTATTCAAAGATGGGAAGAAAAAACAGGCTTAGTCGCAAGCGAAcaaaaggaaataattttatctttccaGTGGCCCCCAATCGAGAGAATGGACAACAGTTTAGCGACTTTGACCAATGTCGa AAAGTTATCCTTATCGACAAATATGATAGAAAAGATCAGCGGTATtaattcgttaaaatatttgaagatcTTGTCTCTGAGCAGgaacaatattaaaacattctcAGGACTAGAGGCGATTGGAGATCATTTAGAGGAATTATGGATATCTTACAATTTGATCGAAAAAATCAAAGGTGTAAATGTTCTCAAAGCACTCAAAGTTTTGTATATGGGTAACAATCTTGTAAAAGATTGGGCAGAATTTAATCGTCTGCAAGAAATACCCAATCTTCAAGATCtgttattcattaataatccTATATGCGAGAACATGGATCCCGAATCATGGCGCACGCAAGTTATAAGGCGATTGCCTGGTTTGAAAAAACTCGACGCGATACCAATTGTGTATGCTACTGTTTCATAG